Proteins encoded in a region of the Zea mays cultivar B73 chromosome 2, Zm-B73-REFERENCE-NAM-5.0, whole genome shotgun sequence genome:
- the LOC100192028 gene encoding Zinc finger protein ZAT5, whose translation MGGVQEKEAGMPPAMAVPPVLVKGKRSKRQRVHAPPVVAVAVAAAAEWSSSSAASPAGGDDSGSGTATSPSAADDAEAEAASAGCCLLTEEDEDMALCLMLLAHGEPARDDGGGGNGKTAAKEASSRFRSRRPAAAGDGEYVYECKTCNKCFPSFQALGGHRTSHKKPRLLLLPPVPSQPTQEKDLGLVPTPNPAAAETAEASPPPAAPAEAAADATALAIPVAAAPKQEGQAAAAVATSSTSNSSSGGAKQPHHRPRVHECSICGAEFGSGQALGGHMRRHRPLVPAGARERDDAHAPSRKEKSLLELDLNMPAPCDEAEADAPAVTSPRFAFAVAERPPAPLLFPPATPSALVDCHY comes from the coding sequence ATGGGCGGCGTCCAAGAGAAGGAGGCCGGCATGCCGCCCGCCATGGCGGTGCCGCCGGTGCTCGTCAAGGGCAAGCGCAGCAAGAGGCAGCGCGTGCACGCGCCGCCGgtcgtggccgtggccgtggcggcggcggcggagtggtcgtcgtcgtccgcgGCGTCGCCAGCCGGCGGCGACGACTCGGGGTCAGGGACCGCCACGTCGCCGTCCGCCGCGGACgacgccgaggccgaggccgcgtCCGCCGGGTGCTGCCTGCTCACCGAGGAGGACGAGGACATGGCGCTCTGCCTCATGCTCCTCGCGCACGGCGAGCCGGCCAGGGACGACGGTGGTGGCGGCAACGGCAAGACAGCGGCCAAGGAGGCCAGCAGCAGGTTCAGGAGCCGGCGCCCGGCTGCGGCCGGCGACGGCGAGTACGTGTACGAGTGCAAGACGTGCAACAAGTGCTTCCCGTCGTTCCAGGCGCTCGGCGGCCACCGCACCAGCCACAAGAAGCCACGCCTGCTGCTGCTCCCGCCGGTGCCATCCCAGCCGACCCAGGAAAAGGACCTGGGGCTGGTGCCGACTCCTAACCCTGCAGCCGCGGAGACAGCTGAGGCGTCGCCGCCACCGGCGGCTCCGGCAGAAGCGGCCGCCGATGCCACCGCGCTCGCGATCCCAGTTGCCGCGGCGCCAAAGCAAGAAGGacaggccgccgccgccgtggccACGAGCAGCACGAGCAACAGCAGCAGCGGCGGCGCCAAGCAGCCTCATCATCGGCCGCGCGTCCACGAGTGCTCCATCTGCGGCGCCGAGTtcgggtccgggcaggcgctgggcGGCCACATGCGGCGGCACCGGCCGCTGGTGCCGGCGGGCGCGCGGGAGCGGGACGACGCGCACGCGCCCAGCAGGAAGGAGAAGAGCCTCCTGGAGCTGGACCTCAACATGCCCGCGCCCTGCGACGAGGCCGAGGCCGATGCCCCGGCGGTCACGTCCCCACGCTTCGCTTTCGCCGTCGCGGAGCGTCCTCCGGCGCCGCTGCTCTTCCCGCCGGCCACGCCGTCCGCCCTGGTTGACTGCCATTACTAG